Part of the Micromonospora rhizosphaerae genome is shown below.
CGACTGGAAGAGGCGTTCGGGCCGGCGTACGCGGCCAGCATCGCCAGCGACCAGGTGCTGTCCCAGCTCGGCGGGCGGACCATCGAGCAGGCGCTCGCCGCGGGTGAGGAGACGCACGTGGTGTGGCGGGCCGTGGTCGCCGCCTACCCCGAACGGGTGCCCGCACGGCTACGCTGAGCAGCCTTTTCGCCGCTTCGGCGTGTCGCTTGCCGAGTCGTACACCTGTTCGGCTATTGTCCACAGCGGGGTGCTCGTCCACAGCTCGCGGCCTCCTCGGCTGGTTTTCTGTCGGACCCAGCGCCTAGCGTGTCCGCGTGACGCGAAGCTCAGGAAAGACGCCGGCGAAGGCAGGGGTGGCGACGATGGCGGCAGGGCCTGACCGGGAGAAGGCACTCGACCTTGCTCTCGCTCAGATCGACAAACAGTTCGGCAAGGGCTCGGTGATGCGGCTGGGGGAGCGGCCGGTCGTCCAGACCGCCGTGATCCCGACCGGCTCGATCGCGCTCGACGTGGCGCTCGGCGTGGGCGGTCTGCCCCGCGGCCGGGTCGTCGAGATCTACGGTCCCGAGTCCAGCGGTAAGACGACGGTCGCCCTGCACGCGGTGGCCAACGCCCAGCGGGCCGGTGGCATCGCCGCCTTCGTCGACGCCGAGCACGCGCTCGACCCGGAGTACGCGAAGGCCCTCGGCGTCGACACCGACGCCCTGCTGGTCTCCCAGCCGGACACTGGCGAGCAGGCGCTGGAGATCGCAGACATGCTGGTCCGCTCCGGCGCGCTCGACATCATCGTGATCGACTCGGTCGCCGCCCTGGTGCCGCGGGCCGAGATCGAGGGCGAGATGGGCGACAGCCACGTCGGCCTCCAGGCCCGGCTGATGAGCCAGGCGCTGCGGAAGATCACCGGTGTGCTCAACAACACCGGCACCACGGCGATCTTCATCAACCAGCTCCGCGAGAAGATCGGCGTGATGTTCGGGAGCCCCGAGACGACGACCGGTGGCCGGGCGCTGAAGTTCTACGCCTCGGTCCGGCTTGACGTGCGCCGCATCGAGAGCCTCAAGGACGGCACCGACGTGGTCGGTAACCGGACCCGGGTCAAGGTCGTGAAGAACAAGG
Proteins encoded:
- the recA gene encoding recombinase RecA produces the protein MAAGPDREKALDLALAQIDKQFGKGSVMRLGERPVVQTAVIPTGSIALDVALGVGGLPRGRVVEIYGPESSGKTTVALHAVANAQRAGGIAAFVDAEHALDPEYAKALGVDTDALLVSQPDTGEQALEIADMLVRSGALDIIVIDSVAALVPRAEIEGEMGDSHVGLQARLMSQALRKITGVLNNTGTTAIFINQLREKIGVMFGSPETTTGGRALKFYASVRLDVRRIESLKDGTDVVGNRTRVKVVKNKVAAPFKQAEFDIMYGKGISREGSLIDVGVEQAIIRKSGAWYTYDGDQLGQGKEKAREFLRENPDVAAEIEKKILEKLGVGVGAGDAAGGPELPPVDF
- a CDS encoding DUF3046 domain-containing protein, with product MRLTDFWARLEEAFGPAYAASIASDQVLSQLGGRTIEQALAAGEETHVVWRAVVAAYPERVPARLR